In Bacteroidia bacterium, one genomic interval encodes:
- a CDS encoding acyl-CoA carboxylase subunit beta, protein MKDKLSLLEQKKKEAFAGGGAKRIDDQHKKGKLTARERIHFLLDEGSFEEIGMLVTHRATDFGLAKEKYLGDGVVTGYGTIHGRLVYVFSQDFTVFGGSLSETHAEKICRIMDLAMQNGAPVIGLNDSGGARIQEGVVSLGGYADIFYRNTLASGVIPQLSAIMGPCAGGAVYSPAITDFIMMVQNTSYMFVTGPNVVKTVTHEEVSAEELGGASTHSTKSGVTHFSCANEMECIQYLKTLLSYIPSNCEEMPPSVAYTEANEMREGLNMIVPENPNQPYDIREVVEQVADENSFFEVHKDFAENIVVGFARLAGRSIGVVANQPMFLAGVLDNHSSIKAARFVRFCDCFNIPLLVFEDVPGFLPGTDQEWNAIITNGAKLLFAFSEATVPRITVITRKAYGGAYDVMNSKHIGADMNYAWPSAEIAVMGAKGAAEIIFKKEISKADNPAEKLKEKEQEYIELFANPYKAAERGYIDEVIDPSQTREKLIKAFKMLENKAAKLPKKKHGNIPL, encoded by the coding sequence GTGAAAGATAAATTATCATTACTCGAACAGAAAAAGAAGGAAGCATTTGCTGGTGGCGGTGCCAAGCGCATAGACGATCAACATAAGAAAGGGAAATTAACAGCAAGAGAGCGGATACATTTTTTACTTGATGAAGGCAGTTTTGAAGAAATAGGCATGTTGGTAACCCACCGTGCTACAGACTTTGGCTTGGCTAAAGAGAAATATCTTGGTGATGGTGTTGTAACCGGCTATGGAACTATTCATGGTAGGTTAGTTTATGTTTTTTCGCAAGACTTTACGGTGTTTGGTGGCTCACTGAGTGAAACACATGCAGAAAAAATTTGCCGTATAATGGATTTAGCAATGCAGAATGGTGCTCCGGTAATCGGCTTAAATGATAGTGGAGGTGCACGTATTCAGGAAGGAGTTGTTTCATTAGGTGGCTATGCTGATATTTTTTATCGTAATACGTTGGCATCAGGAGTTATTCCTCAATTGAGTGCCATAATGGGTCCATGTGCCGGTGGTGCTGTTTATTCACCTGCAATAACAGATTTTATTATGATGGTGCAAAACACGTCATACATGTTTGTAACAGGCCCTAATGTAGTAAAAACCGTGACCCATGAAGAAGTAAGTGCAGAAGAGTTAGGAGGTGCATCAACCCATTCAACCAAGTCAGGTGTGACACATTTTTCATGCGCCAATGAGATGGAATGTATTCAGTACCTTAAAACTTTGCTGAGTTATATACCGTCTAATTGTGAGGAGATGCCGCCATCAGTTGCTTATACCGAAGCTAATGAAATGCGTGAAGGATTAAATATGATTGTTCCGGAAAATCCAAATCAGCCATACGATATACGCGAAGTAGTAGAACAAGTGGCAGACGAAAATTCTTTTTTTGAAGTACATAAAGATTTTGCTGAAAATATTGTTGTTGGCTTTGCAAGGTTAGCCGGTCGAAGCATTGGCGTAGTTGCCAACCAACCAATGTTTCTGGCAGGTGTTTTAGATAATCACTCATCTATTAAGGCAGCAAGGTTTGTTCGATTTTGCGACTGCTTTAATATTCCTTTGTTGGTATTTGAAGATGTTCCCGGATTTTTGCCCGGCACCGATCAGGAGTGGAATGCTATCATTACTAATGGAGCCAAATTATTGTTCGCATTTAGTGAGGCAACAGTACCAAGAATAACCGTCATTACACGTAAAGCCTATGGTGGAGCCTATGATGTGATGAACTCCAAACATATTGGTGCCGACATGAACTATGCATGGCCATCTGCAGAGATTGCAGTAATGGGTGCAAAAGGTGCAGCTGAAATAATTTTCAAAAAAGAAATTAGTAAGGCAGATAATCCTGCTGAAAAACTGAAAGAAAAAGAACAGGAGTATATTGAACTTTTTGCCAATCCCTATAAAGCAGCAGAACGTGGTTATATTGATGAAGTCATTGACCCATCTCAGACAAGAGAGAAACTGATTAAGGCATTTAAAATGCTTGAAAACAAAGCAGCCAAGTTGCCTAAGAAGAAACACGGGAATATTCCATTGTAG
- a CDS encoding pentapeptide repeat-containing protein translates to MRTAILLATIIMTLNISCATGQKNSTSNEPDLNNQLKSGTNIYFENKTINADLNFTNLLPAVIESNGINRCYINSAITFKQCTFKGKISGYVTESSGKSTMTYFQKSVTFIDCIFDDDVNLRGAIFAAPVNFQGCSFVKKADFQECQFYTDAFFNETKYREEAFFQNSVFMKKMILMNARFESNVYFQNSVFYFDAQFSNAEFQKYADFTVCTFQMGVFFNYCKFQQQAIFNSSVFSKRFELLKITANKVELRKCYFGFVPKLMQSDFSELLDFSGSHFAMGIPVLKEITTKEILASEITSCNKNYTSEEFLKASGR, encoded by the coding sequence ATGCGTACAGCAATACTTCTAGCTACAATTATTATGACACTAAACATTTCCTGTGCAACCGGTCAGAAAAACAGTACTTCTAACGAACCCGATTTAAACAATCAGCTTAAAAGCGGAACCAATATTTATTTTGAAAATAAAACCATCAACGCTGATTTAAATTTTACAAATCTGCTACCGGCTGTTATTGAAAGCAACGGCATAAACCGTTGTTACATTAATTCTGCAATCACGTTCAAACAGTGTACATTCAAAGGGAAAATTTCAGGTTATGTTACAGAATCATCAGGTAAATCCACCATGACATACTTTCAGAAAAGTGTTACATTTATTGATTGTATTTTTGACGATGATGTTAATCTCAGAGGAGCCATTTTTGCTGCACCTGTAAACTTTCAAGGTTGCAGTTTCGTGAAAAAAGCCGATTTTCAGGAATGTCAGTTTTATACAGATGCTTTTTTTAACGAAACAAAATATCGCGAAGAAGCTTTTTTTCAAAATTCTGTATTTATGAAAAAAATGATTTTGATGAATGCACGGTTTGAATCAAATGTTTACTTCCAAAATTCTGTATTTTATTTTGATGCACAATTTAGCAATGCAGAGTTTCAGAAATATGCAGACTTTACTGTTTGCACATTTCAGATGGGCGTTTTTTTTAACTATTGTAAATTTCAACAACAGGCAATTTTTAACAGCAGCGTATTCAGCAAAAGATTTGAATTACTGAAAATCACAGCCAACAAAGTAGAACTTCGCAAGTGTTATTTTGGATTTGTGCCTAAATTGATGCAGAGTGATTTTTCAGAACTTTTAGACTTTAGTGGTAGTCATTTTGCAATGGGAATACCTGTTCTGAAAGAAATTACAACCAAAGAGATTTTAGCGTCAGAAATAACTTCATGCAATAAAAACTACACATCAGAAGAGTTTTTAAAAGCTTCTGGCAGGTAA
- a CDS encoding PKD domain-containing protein codes for MKQFNKKGKSILIMLAVMLSGLSSMAQNCSAGFVYSVNPNGVVTFYDSSFVNGTITNTTWIFGDGTSGTGTQVTHQYNTSGPITVCYFITTSTGCSDSTCQVINLNPCTLTATLVYDSLQQNLFAVASGGTPPYSYNWTNGQTLIGIYVPNPGMYCCVITDANGCSYTACYQVGGSGCSASFITSIMGNVVAFGNNSQSFSSLLWNFGDGTTSALTSPTHTYAQAGTYYPCLTLYDGTGAICSQYCDSIVIVPQSGNTVICGNVFQDINANGFNDNEPGFGNTPVMIWGSGMQYTAMPDSNGNYSLNVPPGTYNIVYCVQQPYSLTLPLDSGGCGSYQVTIAAGDTICGFNFGVSLNSSTIEGYVFADSNNNGIKDAGEAGIPYQPVQVGSLTAYTDLTGKYERYVPVGTYTVSYTPTGIYASYPLTTASSNSVNVVGVGTINQGGDYGINLPAGSTNIAVTLLPHTTITPGFPAWYDIQVCNIGINPTGATVTMNYDPGLTYTFGSPVPATVNSTAHVITWNLPTIATGQCIYIQADFSASTSYQIGDPTFEFCSAYPTLGTDIDLTNNTDTVHQIVTGSWDPNNKLSVQTNNNNPVQQIISSVNTNQEIEYTINFQNLGTAPAVNVVVVDNLSTDLVAGSYQLTGASHNVSVSRNGMNVIYNFQNIMLPDASSNEPMSHGFVSYKINAVNGLAAGTQIADFSKIYFDFNSPVTTNIAVVTMVNPTGVNEQSIVNLNSVYPNPVSDVATVQFTLGQNSLVGLELFDAAGRSITLMPEVMMQAGLQKTNLNANQLSEGLYLLKLTVNGKSSIMKVTIKH; via the coding sequence ATGAAACAATTTAACAAAAAAGGAAAAAGCATTCTTATCATGCTTGCCGTCATGCTCTCCGGATTAAGTAGTATGGCACAAAACTGCAGTGCAGGGTTTGTTTACAGTGTCAACCCAAATGGCGTAGTGACATTTTATGACTCAAGTTTTGTTAACGGCACTATCACTAATACTACCTGGATATTTGGTGATGGCACTTCAGGAACAGGAACTCAGGTAACACATCAGTACAATACTTCAGGACCTATAACTGTATGTTATTTCATCACCACATCAACAGGGTGCAGTGATTCAACTTGTCAGGTAATCAATCTAAATCCATGTACACTTACAGCAACACTTGTTTATGATTCATTACAGCAAAATCTATTTGCTGTTGCTTCAGGAGGTACTCCTCCGTATAGCTATAATTGGACAAATGGTCAAACTTTAATTGGTATTTATGTTCCCAACCCGGGTATGTATTGTTGTGTCATTACAGATGCCAATGGCTGCAGCTACACAGCCTGCTATCAGGTAGGCGGCAGCGGATGCAGCGCTTCGTTTATTACAAGCATCATGGGCAATGTAGTTGCCTTCGGTAATAACTCACAAAGTTTTTCATCCTTGTTGTGGAATTTTGGCGATGGCACCACATCTGCTTTAACTTCACCTACACATACTTATGCTCAAGCAGGAACTTATTATCCATGTCTTACATTATACGATGGAACAGGAGCAATTTGCTCACAATATTGCGACTCTATTGTAATAGTTCCACAATCAGGCAATACTGTTATTTGTGGTAATGTTTTTCAGGATATAAACGCAAATGGTTTTAATGATAATGAACCAGGTTTTGGTAACACGCCTGTAATGATTTGGGGTTCCGGAATGCAATATACTGCTATGCCTGATTCAAATGGAAACTATAGTTTAAATGTTCCTCCGGGAACCTATAACATTGTTTACTGTGTTCAACAACCATACAGCCTTACCTTACCACTTGATTCAGGAGGTTGTGGTTCTTATCAGGTAACAATTGCAGCAGGTGATACTATATGCGGATTTAACTTTGGTGTTTCACTCAACAGTTCTACAATTGAAGGTTATGTCTTTGCAGACAGTAACAATAATGGAATTAAAGATGCCGGTGAGGCAGGCATACCTTATCAACCTGTACAAGTTGGATCACTTACTGCCTACACTGATTTAACAGGAAAATATGAACGCTATGTACCGGTTGGAACTTATACAGTTTCTTATACGCCAACAGGAATTTATGCATCTTATCCATTAACAACAGCAAGTAGTAACAGCGTAAATGTCGTAGGCGTTGGTACTATTAATCAAGGTGGTGATTATGGAATTAATTTACCTGCAGGTTCAACAAATATTGCAGTTACTTTATTACCTCACACAACCATTACACCGGGGTTCCCTGCATGGTACGATATTCAGGTTTGCAACATTGGTATCAACCCGACAGGTGCTACGGTTACCATGAATTACGATCCGGGCTTAACTTACACTTTTGGTAGTCCTGTGCCTGCAACGGTAAACTCAACGGCACATGTCATTACATGGAATCTTCCAACAATTGCAACAGGACAATGCATTTATATTCAAGCTGACTTCAGTGCATCAACATCTTATCAGATTGGAGATCCCACATTTGAATTCTGCAGTGCATATCCTACATTAGGTACTGATATTGATTTAACAAACAATACCGATACGGTTCATCAGATTGTTACAGGTTCATGGGATCCAAACAACAAGTTATCGGTACAAACCAACAACAACAATCCTGTTCAGCAAATAATATCTTCTGTAAATACCAATCAGGAAATTGAATACACCATTAACTTCCAGAATTTAGGAACAGCACCTGCAGTGAATGTGGTGGTGGTTGATAATCTCTCTACTGATTTGGTTGCAGGTTCTTATCAGTTGACCGGTGCAAGCCACAATGTTTCTGTTAGCCGCAATGGTATGAATGTTATTTATAATTTTCAGAACATTATGCTTCCTGATGCAAGTAGCAATGAACCGATGAGTCATGGTTTTGTGTCATATAAAATCAATGCCGTTAACGGACTTGCCGCAGGAACACAAATTGCCGATTTCTCAAAAATTTATTTCGACTTCAACAGTCCGGTAACTACCAATATTGCTGTTGTTACAATGGTTAATCCCACAGGAGTTAACGAACAAAGTATTGTTAACTTAAACAGTGTTTATCCAAATCCTGTCAGTGATGTTGCAACAGTACAGTTTACATTAGGACAAAATTCATTAGTAGGACTTGAATTGTTTGATGCAGCCGGACGAAGTATCACATTAATGCCCGAAGTCATGATGCAGGCTGGCTTACAAAAAACAAATCTTAATGCCAATCAGCTTTCAGAAGGCTTGTATCTTCTTAAACTGACAGTTAATGGAAAATCATCAATAATGAAAGTGACAATTAAACATTAA